Genomic segment of Coffea arabica cultivar ET-39 chromosome 1e, Coffea Arabica ET-39 HiFi, whole genome shotgun sequence:
GAGGAtagtaaaattgtcaaaaatctcCCTTGAAGTTTCTGAAATTGTCCCTAACAATAAAAGATTCACGGGTCTCTCTTGCACAGGGGATTGTTTAAAACTTAAAAGTCACAATTAATTGcatatttcatgtaatttcccTATCAACGAATTCAGGCCACGTGAGCTGAATCACACTGCCTCACATTTAATAACCAGTGAAGAGCACATCGGAGAAGCCAAAAAAATCGGAAAACATCAGTGTGGATGTTGTCTGGTCCggtccaatttttgactttggtgtcaatcagaaaaaaaatcactttGTATAGCAAAAAATAATCGGAAAACATCAGCGTAGATGTGGTAGTCTGTTCCGGTCCAATTTTTTACTTTGGTGTCAATCGGAAAAAAAATCACTTTGTATAGCAggatatatacacatatatacatgaaatcaacaaaaaaaaaaaaggaaagaaatcaaCAAATTTGCGGGTGAGTTTTTTTCCCTCGGTTAGTAATAGTCGCAATATCAACAGAGAAGTATGGAGGGAGGTAGGGAAGGGCATTAACAGGATTATGCGATGGTaaagaaaattaattagatTCATGAAACAATGAACAAGTTTCGTCCCCCTCGAAATGTATTTTTATGCCCACCACCATATCATCATCCTACGATTAATCTGGAAAACTGGTAGTTGAGGTTACAACCAGAGTGTTAAAGCAATGACTACTACTTCTCCTACAACTACAAAACAAGTTTCCCAAATTCCATCAACTTCAGTCCCGATATGCTTCCTCTTCATCCTCGTATTCTCCCTCCTCATCAGCTGTTGCATCTTGATACTGTTGATACTCGGAAACCAAATCATTCATATTACTTTCAGCCTCAGTGAACTCCATCTCGTCCATTCCCTCCCCGGTATACCAATGCAAGAAAGCCTTCCTCCTAAACATGGCTGTGAACTGCTCACTCACGCGGCGGAACATTTCTTGAATGGATGTTGAATTCCCAATAAATGTCGAGGCCATCTTAAGACCAGTAGGTGGGATATCACAAACTGTTGATTTGACATTGTTGGGAATCCATTCAACAAAGTAGGATGAGTTTTTATTCTGCACATGTAACATCTGCTCATCAACTTCCTTGGTGCTCATCTTTCCACGGAACATAGCTGATGCCGTCAAATAACGGCCATGTCGAGGGTCAGCAGCACACATCATGTTCTTAGCATCCCACATTTGTTGAGTTAGTTCAGGAACGGTAAGTGCCCGGTATTGTTGAGACCCTCGAGATGTAAGAGGAGCAAATCCCACCATGAAGAAATGAAGGCGAGGGAATGGAATGAGATTGACAGCAAGTTTCCGGAGGTCAGAGTTGAGCTGACCTGGAAACCTGAGGCAACATGTAACTCCAGACATAGTTGCAGATATCAGGTGATTAAGATCACCAACTGTttcaaaagaaataaaccaaaatcAGTCAAAACAGCTTTTCGAATGCAAGACgctcgtaaaaaaaaaaaaaaacaaaaattttcatcaGAGCACAGAAAGCTAGTTTCCGCTCAAATGTATTAGTTTTGTCCGAGGGAACAGACAAGAAGATACTTTTTTACAAGCAGCAAACCATATCACAATAAGCTAAACAAACTTCataattgttgatgatttgcAGAGGTGATGGACAAGCAGCAAACATACACAAGTATCAATCACAGGCACCAAACACAGTAGCATGTATCCAGCAGAAGAAGCATCTCATTCTGTTATTCTACCATCACTATTTTAAAATCTACTTCACTTTTCAAACCAATCTCTTCATTGAGAATTGTCTTATACTTTGAACAGAAATAAAGAAGATCCAAAAAATTCACAAACAGAAAAGATAGGGGATGCCTGCCTGCATAATGAGATGGCAGATAAATACAGCTAAaacatagaaaagaaaaagatggcCGGCCTTGCAATCTGAGAAGGCTATTCGCAAGGTCAGAAAACTTACAGCTAGGAGTTGTAAGCTTGAGGGTTCGGAAGCAAATATCATACAAGGCCTCATTATCCAGCACCATGCATTCATCTGCATTCTCCACAAGCTGATGAACAGACAAGGTGGCATTGTATGGCTCCACAACTGTGTCTGAGACTTTTGGGGAGGGGAAAACAGAAAATGTCAGCATCATTCTATCTGGGTACTCCTCTCTAATCTTTGAAATCAACAGGGTCCCCATTCCGGATCCAGTCCCTCCACCCAACGAATGGCATACCTGAAACCCTGCATTtcatcaaaacaaaaacaacactATAAgcccaaaaggaaaaaaacccaaaaaattcCATTCTGCCAAAAAATAACGGTTAATCAATCAATATATTAAAGGAGTTCTCAGAAGATTTAGAACAAAGACCTTGCAAGCAATCACAATTTTCGGCTTCCTTGCGAACAACATCTAGAACGGAGTCAATCAACTCCGCACCCTCGGTATAATGCCCTTTAGCCCAATTGTTTCCAGCCCCTGATTGCCCGAAAACAAAGTTATCAGGGCGAAAGATCTGGCCATGAGGGCCAGACCTGACGCTGTCCATGGTCCCTGGCTCAAGATCCATGAGCACGGCACGAGGGACAAACCGACCACAACTAGCCTCGTTGTAGTAAACGTTCACCCTCTCAAGTTGAAGGTCCGAATCACCCTGGTACCTTCCTGTGGCATCGATGCCATGCTCTGCACAGACCACCTCCCAAAACTTGGCCCCAATTTGGTTGCCACATTGGCCACCTTGGATATGAAGAATTTCACGCATTTTCGGTAATGTATTTTGCAGGGGTTTTTTTTAAGACGAGGGGAAGTTCgggagagagaaaaggaggATCTGGAACTCTTGTGGGTTCCCCGGGGgaagggggaggtggggtttgAGGGAAAAGAGGGGAGTTACAGAGAAACAGAAAAAGTTGGGAGGAACGGTGGTAAAGTGAGAGGTAGAAAATTATAAATAGAGCTGCGCGCTGGGgatgtgtgtgtttgtgtgtgaaAAGAAGGCTTCCAAAGCAACGGCTCTTGTTTgagtttgaattttgaattcgTGTGTGGTTGCGTTAATGGACAGGTAGGATTGTGGAGAACTGCAATTTGCGAATTCCGGGGTACAAACGGCTGGAAAAACCAACGGTTAGATTAAGCCATTGAGTATCAAATTTCTCAATTAAGGAAATACTTCTGTATtcttacacaaaaaaaaaaaaaaaaaagaaaagaaatcctTTTGAGTTGTTTGGAGAAAGCGCAAAAGGGACATCAAATTGGTGGGATTGTTGCCAGAAAAAGGGAAATACATTTgaattatttcaaaaacaaaaaaggaaatacTTTTGAATTCGAAATATTCCGTGAAAAAGATCCAAACATATTAaaattaagggataattttagaaacctcctttgagatttttaacaatttcatttagctCCCTCGAGTTTTTAAAAAGTACACATATCTCCCTTGTCATTAAAAATGACATTACCacctttaaatattttaatgaaattcccttGTTTGGTATACTTATACTTAGATTGACTTTTACAATTGTGtttttcatctttttccttcttattccctttttttaaaaaaaaaattttgccaatAAAACTGTAGAACTACCATTATTACATCTAGTTTCTATTGTAACCAAATGTCGAATTAGTAATTTTTTGATGAGTTAATTCATATGTAATCCAATATTTTTGctaatctttgttttctatttttcagtattaaaattaacaatcaATCAAAAAGAAATGACTCAAAActactactaaattatgatCATCTCACCACTcgaaaaaattcataaactttaaatgaattatttcaacattttcttttggATCTTATAAATTTAATCCATAATAAATACCACCAAAAGTATCttatcatagtgataaaattattattattgttgttgtttatcAAATACTAGTAGGTATGAACATGAAAAATTTAGcacatttttcttataattatactagataatcttataattgtataaaaaaataaattaaaactcattacatAAAGGCATTTTTGGatattcatttaaaattttgactaagtcaatattattttaagattttgtttCTAAAACTCTCAAattaagggaggtaagtgtaatttttgaaacagtCGGGGAGCTCAGtcaaattatccctaaaattaATGTTTCTTTTCTGGAAAAGTAAcctttattttcatttgaaaAGTTACACACAGTCTGGCATCCATAACCGGACACGCAGAGCCGATGCAACTGACCTCCGAAATAAAAGTGGCTTCCTATGTGGCAGAGGTCCGCAGGCTCAATCTACTTTCATAATAAGCAGTTTATTAAAATTTCTAAAGCAATTTATCGTAACTGCGCTAAAGATGAGGAAGGGAGacaaatattaaaacaaaaatttctttcttttttggagaGCAGGGGCCATGAATATGACCCGGTTACATGATTGGTAAGAGAAACCACCACCATAACAAAAAAGTAAGGAATGAGAGACGCAAGTAATTGATTTTCCAACTCCcttcatatatacatatatatatagacgTAAAAGGTTACATTACACAAGAAGACCAATAATTTGTTTCTCTGGGTAAGATACAAAAGACAGCACGAATACGTGAACGTGAAGCCGTCCTATGGATTTACTTTCGGgggtttttttttggttgtccGGGAGGAGGGAGGGGGTGGGGGGTTTACTACCAAACTCAAAAAGAAGCGCAGCCGCATTGAAAGCTTGTAAGCGACTAAAAATCTAGAAGCCATCATGGGAATCTGAGAATGCCAGCAACTGTTGGAAAGACTTGGAACATGTCCACTTGGATTTTGATAGCTTCGTGCAACTCAGAAATTTACCAACCGCTCGGCACTCCAAAAGCACAAGGAAGCATTCCTACAACAATCATACAGAAAGCAAACAAGGTACCGCACACTCCAGTGTGCATTATTAGCAATGCAGAAATTAAATCCCTAATATGCAAAATTCGGAAACCTCCCCCTGAGTTGCACCAAATTGGTTGGCCACTCCATATTTTATCACATCTCTATTGCTCGATAtgtaatcacaaaaaaaaaaagaaaaaaagcttTTCCGAGGGACTTCAAAAATTGCAGAAAGTACCACTGCTTGGTGTGAGCCCGCCCAATACCCATGAAAGAATATTAGAAAGTATCAAAGGAAGTTGCTAGATCATCTACCTTGGAAGGCATAGAAATGATTGTCTCCAGGCTTTAACTTTCAGTTTAAAGAATGTGTTAAATTAGCAGCACTTGCAACAGAAAAAATTTCAAGCAAGGGGTCATAGGTCATTTTAGGATTTCAATAAGAATAATCCTGCATTAAGGAGGGCGATATTGAAAATCAACCCCCGATCATTAAATCATGAATTCAGCTATCTTGGTccaaaataaaatacttcataCTACCCTAGGATTCCAGTATTACAGCACAAGCTGGCCCCTGCCAACTTGAAACACAAAACCTCGAAATATATTGTGAATCTGTACGGGCATGTTTGCGTCTTTGTGCAAATATACACTTCTGATCTTATACTATGATATGATATCCCAAAAATTGTATGAAGCTATTATCCAAAAAGACGgtgcaaaatgatgaaaattATAACAAGCTACACAAAAAATGCACCAGCAGTACAATGTTTAAGTGTGCAAGCTTTTGCGCTCTCATTATCACTAAAATCAGCTAGTGTCAATCTCTCAATTCCTTCTCATTACTGCACTCTCAAAAAATTTTCCATCCATtttgcttttcttcttcttcaacagTTGAACTTACTATCCTCTATGAACCCATCAAGCAGAGTACGATTGAGGTACAACAGATTTGGATCTATTAATTGTCAGAAGATAAACTTTCCATGCAATTCCCAAAAGAAATTGCAGATAAATTGAACTTGTTGTCGACTTTTTTTAAGAATCCCATTACTAACAATCTACTAGGTCATTCCACTTCATTGTGCCATACAAGTAGCCATAGGAGAGAAGCTGAGTTCACTTGCAACAGTGTagagaaggaaaaaacaaaCTGGGAAAGGCAAACCTGCCTTTCTGCAAATTTTCAATAAAGATTACAACAAATCTTTTGACCATTCCATTAAATATTCTTTGTGGCTCGAAATCCATGTATAcaactctaacccaaaaacaggTACAACGTCAAAGTTTCACCAGATCACAGGCAGCATTAAACTTCAAGTAGCCACTGGCAGAGTCGAGCTAATGAAGTATGAGTTTTGAATACGTGGCAAAATCATAACCTACATCTCTCATTTCTAACAAGGCCATTTCCAATAGTTATGCTCCTTATAGCAGATATTCTTACCTTTCCATTTGGTCCACTTCACAAAATCACGTTCACTTTTAATGTAGGAATTCTCAATACCGACAGTAACTGAAACAGCTAGCAAACAAAAATACGAGCAGCATCAATTATTCTTTCTTAAACCTTTAAATTTCACCTTTCAGTATTCCGTGGCTATGACTGATAGCCAGGAACTGATCAGTTTTTcgtgtttcttttttttcccactATAGCATCAGATTTGAAAATAGCTACAAGCAGTACAAGCATCCACAACCATAAAAAATCTTTAATATGTAAAAGTTCCAAAAGATCCTAGTTAGAAAAAACTTCAGACAGCACCAATCTAAACGTGAAACTTCCATACCCTTCAATACCACAACTCAACCCACTATTCTCAACCTAATTTGTCACTGTTTGATATATGCTAAAACAAAAATTCGAATTGTATGTTCATCTCATACATTCATTATCAAAACAGTCCTGCAAGTTCCTTTGGACGATTCACTCATCAGCACAGTTGCAAAAGTAATAATAGCATTAAATTAGATGAAGAGCTtctataatatattattttatattaCCAAGGATAGGATGCCGAGTGATTTTGTTTCAGTTTAAATGGTATGGAGAAAAGAGACAAGCATACTTTTGGAGGACAGAGACCCTCTTTTCTAAATATTTGAATAGaagcaaaacaataaaagaCGTGAAattgggagaaaaaaaaaagcctcaGATAGTTCTTCCTTTTTCAAGTAAGAAAGCAAAGCTTATATCTCCCTAGAATCAATGAAGATCATAAAATCTTCAGCAGGTTACAACTTTCCTAATAATTAATGAAGTCAGGGAAGCATATCCCATTTTGATTTTTAGAGGATTTCTAAGGTCAATAAGTAACATGCAGTAGTAATTTCCAAAAAGTGGTAATCATTTAAATCTTCCACCAATACAATTTCAGcatctaaaatgtcaaaaagctGATAGCGGTGCCAAATTTAAGCTAACCAATTAATTACACACACTATACCCAAAGATTGTTTTACTGTTTCCTATTAAAGAATCAGGCGCAGTCTATAAAACTGGGTAGACACAGCAGAATAGTGAACTCACTAATTCAAGTTGTTCAATTATGCAAACTATCCAAAGTTAATTAGCCACAGAATGTCTAGCTATAAAAGATTGCTTTACTTGATTTTATTACAGCATTTCCCCACTTGAAGTGAAGTCCATTCTTGGATAGTCAACAAAAAGTAGCAAAAAGACTTCAATGCTCAGAACCAAACCCTCTATACAAAAAGAAACTCATATTGGACCAGCTTATTTCACTAAGAACAATTACTGATTACCAAAGGCGACCcaaaattttctgaaaattgcaaaaagacATATTCTGCTAAATCTGCTCACCCACATTTTCAAGAATTGCCTATTCCCAGCTGCAAGAACATACAAAGCAGATCCATGGAAGTTTGAAACAttttattaaccaaaatctaCTTTCAAATTTTGTTGCAGAATACCGTCAAAAACAAGCTAATGGAATCACAGTGTGTGTCGCCAGACAAAACAATTGGAGATACAAGCCACAATT
This window contains:
- the LOC113710418 gene encoding tubulin beta-2 chain yields the protein MREILHIQGGQCGNQIGAKFWEVVCAEHGIDATGRYQGDSDLQLERVNVYYNEASCGRFVPRAVLMDLEPGTMDSVRSGPHGQIFRPDNFVFGQSGAGNNWAKGHYTEGAELIDSVLDVVRKEAENCDCLQGFQVCHSLGGGTGSGMGTLLISKIREEYPDRMMLTFSVFPSPKVSDTVVEPYNATLSVHQLVENADECMVLDNEALYDICFRTLKLTTPSFGDLNHLISATMSGVTCCLRFPGQLNSDLRKLAVNLIPFPRLHFFMVGFAPLTSRGSQQYRALTVPELTQQMWDAKNMMCAADPRHGRYLTASAMFRGKMSTKEVDEQMLHVQNKNSSYFVEWIPNNVKSTVCDIPPTGLKMASTFIGNSTSIQEMFRRVSEQFTAMFRRKAFLHWYTGEGMDEMEFTEAESNMNDLVSEYQQYQDATADEEGEYEDEEEAYRD